A region from the Panicum hallii strain FIL2 chromosome 1, PHallii_v3.1, whole genome shotgun sequence genome encodes:
- the LOC112903652 gene encoding protein GLUTAMINE DUMPER 6-like, whose product MRLARIAMAMEDGGGASSSVAQPATDYGRHFQPPPFWSTPTPYLFIGFAVVMALIAVALAVLLCTRRKEDEGRRGDEGEVVAVSVLAPLDREDAAVPKVLVVMAGHSAPSFLASAAPFATFAAAGDDAKPQHGGGGGGGGKDGAAVV is encoded by the coding sequence atgaGGCTCGCGAGAATCGCCATGGCGatggaggacggcggcggcgcgtcgtcgTCGGTGGCGCAGCCGGCCACGGACTACGGGCGCCacttccagccgccgccgttctGGTCGACGCCGACGCCGTACCTCTTCATCGGCTTCGCGGTGGTGATGGCGCTCATCGCCGTGGCGCTGGCCGTGCTCCTCTGCACCCGCCGCAAGGAGGACGAGGGCCGCCGCGGCGACGAGGGGGAGGTCGTGGCCGTGAGCGTGCTGGCGCCGCTGGACAGGGAGGACGCGGCGGTGCCCAAGGTGCTCGTCGTCATGGCCGGCCACAGCGCGCCCTCGTTCCTCGCCAGCGCCGCGCCGTTCGccaccttcgccgccgccggcgacgacgccAAGCcgcagcacggcggcggcggcggcggcggcggcaaggacgGCGCCGCCGTCGTGTAG